One part of the Marmota flaviventris isolate mMarFla1 chromosome 4, mMarFla1.hap1, whole genome shotgun sequence genome encodes these proteins:
- the Tex36 gene encoding testis-expressed protein 36: MPKGRRFNPPPDKDGRWFPHIGLTQTTPESITSATLKEPHYPHSSGRVDGKLPPIYKREKQAAKDNFPFSVHDNRHSLENSGYYFDSGFGRKKIPPDKSQHVSRNFNLWASDYVPSCLDGFSNNQISYVYKEAMMVPNFRRFPRRYNELWSCFTFVP, encoded by the exons ATGCCCAAAGGGAGACGCTTCAACCCTCCGCCAGACAAGGACGGAAGATGG TTCCCTCACATTGGACTAACGCAGACGACACCAGAGTCCATCACTAGTGCTACTTTGAAAGAGCCTCATTATCCACACTCATCTGGACGAGTGGACGGGAAGCTGCCACCCATATACAAACGGGAGAAG CAAGCAGCGAAGGACAACTTCCCCTTCTCTGTGCATGACAATCGTCACAGTCTTGAGAACTCTGGATACTACTTTGACTCT GGCTTCGGACGTAAGAAGATTCCCCCAGATAAAAGTCAacatgtttctagaaatttcaaTCTCTGGGCAAGTGACTATGTTCCATCTTGTCTCGATGGCTTTTCAAATAACCAAATATCCTATGTCTATAAGGAGGCCATGATGGTCCCAAACTTCAGACGCTTTCCAAGACGATATAACGAGCTGTGGAGCTGTTTCACATTCGTTCCCTAG